From a region of the Coprococcus comes ATCC 27758 genome:
- a CDS encoding DegT/DnrJ/EryC1/StrS family aminotransferase produces MHIAFSPPDITEEEIAEVVDTLRSGWITTGPKTKLFEKQLAEYIGTNRVVCLNSATACQEMTLRLLGIGPGDEVITTAYTYTASASVVEHVGAKLVLVDVAKDSYEMDYEKLADAITEKTKAVIPVDLAGIMCDYDKIFEIVEAKKSLFHPANELQEKFGRVIVVADAAHAFGAERKGKKCGQVADFTSFSFHAVKNLTTAEGGAVTWRPIDGVDDEEIYKKYMLFSLHGQSKDALAKTQLGAWEYDVVAPYFKCNMTDIMASIGLVQLKRYDALLARRREIIGMYDKALESLPVSVLNHFDEGHKSSGHLYLIRIQGKTREECNEIITKMAERGVATNVHYKPLPLLSAYKNLGFDIKDYPNAYALFENAITLPLHTKLTDEEVKYVTDVLKECIG; encoded by the coding sequence ATGCATATCGCTTTTTCACCTCCGGATATCACAGAGGAAGAAATAGCAGAAGTTGTAGATACGTTAAGAAGTGGTTGGATCACAACCGGACCAAAGACAAAGCTTTTTGAAAAACAGTTGGCAGAATATATAGGGACTAATAGAGTAGTCTGTCTGAATTCGGCAACAGCCTGTCAGGAGATGACACTTCGCCTGTTAGGAATCGGACCGGGAGATGAAGTAATTACAACTGCCTATACTTATACTGCATCAGCCAGTGTAGTAGAGCATGTAGGTGCAAAACTGGTTCTGGTGGATGTGGCAAAAGATTCTTACGAGATGGATTATGAGAAGCTGGCAGATGCAATCACAGAGAAAACGAAAGCGGTTATCCCGGTAGATCTTGCCGGAATTATGTGTGACTATGATAAGATATTTGAAATTGTAGAAGCAAAGAAATCACTTTTCCATCCGGCAAATGAACTTCAGGAGAAGTTTGGCAGAGTGATTGTGGTGGCAGATGCAGCGCATGCATTTGGCGCAGAGCGAAAAGGAAAGAAATGTGGACAGGTTGCCGATTTTACAAGTTTTTCCTTTCATGCGGTAAAGAATCTAACGACAGCAGAAGGCGGAGCTGTGACATGGCGTCCAATCGATGGGGTGGATGATGAAGAGATTTATAAGAAATATATGCTCTTTTCACTTCATGGACAGTCAAAAGATGCGCTTGCAAAGACGCAGCTTGGCGCATGGGAGTATGATGTTGTGGCACCTTATTTCAAATGTAATATGACTGACATTATGGCTTCCATCGGACTGGTACAGTTAAAGCGTTATGATGCATTATTGGCACGTCGTCGGGAAATCATAGGAATGTATGATAAAGCACTGGAAAGTCTGCCGGTGAGTGTACTGAATCATTTTGATGAGGGTCACAAGTCCAGCGGACACCTGTATCTGATCCGTATTCAGGGAAAAACACGGGAAGAATGTAATGAGATCATTACGAAGATGGCAGAGCGTGGCGTGGCAACCAATGTGCACTACAAACCGTTGCCGCTATTATCTGCTTACAAGAATCTGGGATTTGATATCAAAGATTATCCAAATGCCTATGCATTATTTGAAAATGCAATTACATTACCGCTTCATACAAAACTCACAGATGAAGAGGTAAAATACGTGACAGATGTATTGAAGGAATGCATCGGATAG
- a CDS encoding GtrA family protein — protein sequence MKKEKDIFDRIMEFPVLRIFNPFYKKNKEILLYLFFGGLTFLVSIISYAFLNIQIGWNALIANIGSWILAVSFAYVTNRVWVFDSNAETTADFIKEITSFIGGRVATLVIEELILFIFITNLGMNSMLVKIVAQVIVIVLNYVISKLIVFKK from the coding sequence ATGAAAAAAGAAAAAGATATATTTGATCGTATCATGGAATTTCCGGTTTTAAGGATTTTTAATCCATTTTACAAAAAAAACAAAGAAATATTATTGTATTTATTTTTTGGTGGTTTAACTTTTTTAGTCAGTATCATCTCGTATGCATTTTTGAATATTCAGATAGGATGGAATGCATTAATAGCGAATATTGGTTCATGGATTTTGGCTGTTTCATTTGCTTATGTAACAAACAGAGTCTGGGTATTTGATTCCAACGCTGAAACTACGGCTGATTTTATCAAAGAAATCACCAGTTTTATAGGCGGTCGAGTAGCAACGCTGGTAATTGAAGAACTGATCTTATTCATTTTTATCACGAATCTGGGAATGAACAGTATGCTGGTTAAGATAGTGGCACAGGTGATCGTAATTGTGCTTAATTATGTGATCAGCAAGCTGATTGTGTTCAAAAAATAG